CCCGCCCCCTGATCCGGTAGGTCGTCTCGGTCGACGCTCGTCAGGACAACGTAGTCGAGTCCGATCTCGGCGACTGCGTCCGCGACGTTCGCGGGTTCGTCGGGGTCGAGGGCCTCCATTCCCCCGGTCTGGACGTCACAGAAGTTGCAGGCTCGAGAGCAGCGATCGCCCATCAACATGAACGTCGCCGTGCCGCCCGAGCTCTCGCCCGTTCCGGCCCCGCCGGACCAGCACTCACCGAGGTTCGGGCAGTTGGCCTCCTCGCAGACGGTATGGAGGTTCCGCTCGCGCAGCGTCTCCCGAATCCCCGCGAACTCCCGACCCGACGGCGGCCGCATCTTGAGCCAGTCGGGTTTGCGAGTGGTGCTCATACCGGAACGAAGGGTCCCACCGTGAAAAACCGTGGTGATCCGGGGGCCGTGGCTACCGGGAATTTCGAGACGAAGCCGACTCGAGCCCGAGTACGGACTGGTTTCCACCTCCGGGCAAGCCACTTCTAAACCAGTGCTATCGTCGCTGGCTACAATCGAAACCACCCCGTTCGTTTCGATTGGAGCGGAGGAATTTCAGGGTATCAAGACTGTATGGGGATCGTACTCCCGGTAGATTTACCAGAGAGAGTAGAATAGCCACGGTCCATGGCGTTCAGCACGACTCCCGACTGGTTCCATATCAGCGACGAAGACGACGTCGTCTGGGAGAGTCGGCCACATCCGATCACGATGGGGGTTGGGCTCCCCGCCGGACTCGTCCTCACCCTCTTCGGATTCGTCCTCGCCGGGTGGACCGCGAGCGACGGCGTCGGCGTTCTGACGGTTCTGGGAGTCCTCCTCCTGATCGGTGGCCTCGCCCTCGCGGGCGCTCGCTACCTCGTCTGGACGAACACCCGCTACGTGATCACGACCTCCGAGTTGTACAAGAAATACGGCGTGATCTCGAGAGACGTGACCCAGTTTCGCCTCGATCGCGTCCAGAACACGAGCCTCAACCAGTCGATGATCGGCCGTGCACTCGGCTACGGCGATCTCACGGTGTACACGGCCGGGTCGGGCGACCCCGAACTGACCTTCGAGCGCGTGCCGAGTCCGGAGCGGGCCTCGAGTCTCCTGAGTGACCAACTCGACGAGACATCGTCGAACGATCAGGTCGTCTAAGTGGCCATACCCCCGGAGAGTACCGCTTTAGAGTGCGTTTGCTATGGTTGAATATTTTTCATAAATTTCCGTGAAAACCACAAGACTCATTATATCAACTGGCTTTCGGACCCGATACAATGTCACGATTGGCGACAGCCAACGACGGTCCAGCATCGCGTGGCTCGAGTGTCGCGGCGAGTGCCGGACTCGGCGTGCTGGCGGCCGCGATTGGGTACCTCGCGTCGTACGTCCTCATCATCGATGAGGCCCGCGAGGCCGTGGGTGACGACGTTGCCGACTGGAAAGGCGTCGCCTGGTACTTCTACAACGCTCACCTCGTCGACATCGAGACCAGTGGCGAGTTCGGCGCGTGGGGCGGAACGGATACCGCCAACCTCATCGCCGAATCCGGGAGTACGAGCGCAACGTTGCTGTACGTGCTGCCGCCACTCGTGTTGTTCACTATTGGGGCAATTCTGGCTGCTCAGTGGCACGTAAGTGATATCGGCGACGCGGTCCTCGCCGCTGCACCGGTTACGATCGGGTACGCAATCGTCGTCAGTATCGGCGCCCACGTCGCCGAATCCAGCAGCGAAGGGACGTTCGGACCGATCGAGATGAGCGGAAGCATTGCACCGGAACTCCTCCCTGCGATCTTGCTCGCCGGCATCCTCTACCCGCTGGTGTTCGCGACCGCGGGAGCGGTCCTCGCGTCGACCCTCACCGGCCGATAGTCGGGTCGCGAGATCGAGACGCCTCCGTTTCGCTGTGTGACTCGAGTCGGACTCGCGACTCGAAGGAAACGCCTTTGACCCGCCACTCCCCGTTTTCGTGTGATGGAGGTCGCCGAGGTTCTCCCCGAATTCGCCGACGCCTTTGCCTTCGAGGAGTTCAACCGGATGCAACGCGAGGCACTGCCCGGATTGCTCGAATCCGAGGAAAACGTGGTCGCGAGCGCGCCGACCGCCTCGGGCAAAACCGCCCTCGCGGAGCTGGCGATCTGTAAGGCGCTCGCCGACGGCGGAACGGCGCTGTTTATCGCCCCGTTGCGAGCGCTGACGAACGAAAAGGAAGACGACTGGGACCGATTCGAGAGTCTGGATTACTCCGTCTACGTCGTCACCGGCGAGCGGGATCTGAATCCGCGGCGCGCGCGACGCGCGGACATCCTCGTGATGACGCCGGAGAAACTCGACTCGGCGACCCGAAAACACGAGTCGCGCCGGTACGACTTCGTCACCGATATCGACGTCTGCGTCATCGACGAGGTCCACCTTCTCGACGCCGACCGACGCGGCTCGGTGCTCGAGGTGACGGTCTCTCGCCTGCGTCGGCTCTGTGATCCCCGCGTGGTCGCACTCTCGGCGACGATGCCGAACGTCGACGACGTGGCGGCGTGGCTCGACGCCCCCGCGGAAACGACCTTCGAGTTCGGCGACGAGTACCGACCGGTCGACCTGAACGCGGGCGTCAAGACCTACACGCACGGCGAGAACTCCTTCGCGGACAAGTACCGCCGGCTCTATCGCGCGATCGACCTCGCTGAGCCACACCTCCGGGAGGACGGCCAGGCGCTCGTCTTCGTCTCCTCCCGACAGGACACCGTGCAGGCGGCCAAGAAGGCTCGAGACGAAATCGCCGAGCGAGACGTTCCGATGGGCGTTCGCGGCGACATCGAGTTCCACGACGAGTCGAAAGCCGCACTCGACAACGACACCCTTCGAAACTCCGTCCTCGACGGCGTCGCGTTCCACCACGCGGGCCTCTCGAAGACGGAGCGAGACCTCGTCGAGCAGTGGTTCAAGGAGGGTCACATCGAACTGCTCTTTTCGACCTCGACGCTGGCCTGGGGCGTCAACATGCCCGCGCGCTGCGTCGTGATCCGCGACACGAAGATCCACGACCCCCTCGAGGGAGAAGTGGACATGAGTCCCCTCGACGTGCTCCAGATGCTCGGCCGTGCGGGACGCCCCGGCTACGACGACGTCGGCTACGGCTGGGTCGTCTGTGACGGCTCGGACGCGGACAAGTACCGACGGCTCCTCCGAGACGGCAAGGAGATCGAATCCCGACTCGCGGAGACGCTCGAGACCCACCTCAACGCCGAGATCGCGATGGGGACGATCACGGACTTAGAGGAGGTGATGGACTGGCTCGAGACGACCTTCTACTACGTCCGCGGCCAGTCGAAACCCGAAGAATACGACTTTCCAAACCTCCGCCAGCGCGTCCGAGACTGCCTCGAGGGGCTGGTCGAGCGCGGCTTCGTCGAGATGGACGCCGACGATCTCTCGATCGAGCCGACCCCTCGGGGCGTCCTCGCCTCGAAGTACTACTTGCGCCTCGAGACGGCCGCGACGTTCGCGGAACTCTGTGATCGGGTCAGCGAGGACAGGGCGGTTCTCGAGGCCGACGACGTGCTCGAGGGCGTCGCGACGGCAGAGGAGTTCGACTCGGTGTCTGCTCGTCAGTCAGAGCGCGACGCGATCAGCGCGACGTTGGTCGGCCACGAGACCGAGGATCTCGAGGCGGGCCAGCGAAAGGTGCTCGCAATTTTGCGAGGTGCTGCGAACGGCTCGACGCCGACAGAACTCGCGAGCGACGCCTGGGTGATCCGACGCAACGCGACGCGACTCGTCTCAGCGCTCGGAGCCTTCCTCGATCGACTCGCCGGACCGCACGCGGCGAACCTCGCCAAGCGAGTCGAAGCCAGAATCGAGAACGGCGTCGCCGAAGACGCGGTCGGATTGACGGCCATCGATCAGGTTGGCCCGGGTCGGGCGAGCAAACTCGCCTCGGAGGGGCTGACGACGCCGGGTGACCTCGTCGAAGCGGGAATCGGTGGCCTCGTCGACGCGGGGCTGACGGAGGGGGTCGCCGAATCGGTCTACGAGGGTGCCCAGTCGCTGCCCTCGATCGAATTCGACTGGGGACAGTTTCCCGAGACCGTCGCAACCGGAGAGAACGAGGTCTGTGACGTAACCGTCAGGAACGTGGGTGAACCCGCCCGCGCGGGCGTCCGCGTCACCGTCAACGGCGTCGAGATGACCAGCACGAAGACCTACCTGCGAAGCGAGGAGACCGTTCCCGTGGGCGTCTTCGGGGCCGACGCCGAGGAACTTGAGTTCACCGTCACCGTCACGTTTCCCGAGGAGTCGCTGTTACCACTCGAGTCGACGCGGACCGTCGACGTCGTCTGATACGGTCTGCCGTGGTCGTGTACCGGTGCAACCTCGACACGTCTGCAGTCGCACCGGTACTGGCTTACGGCGGATCGTCTGCGTGCACCGCTCTGGAGCGAAGGCCGGAATTCGCGCGTCGTGTTACTTTCACGTCGGGCAGTGGAGATGCTCGTGATGGAATCACAGAATCGACCGCGAGATCCGGCACCGACGATGGACGAGTTGGACGGCGATTACGAAGACCTCGATCCGATGGCGTTCGGGTTCGCCTGCGGGACGACGATGGCACTCAGCATCGGACTGATCGGAATGCTCTCTCGAGTCGGTATCGCCGAGGAGTGGCGAGGCCTGTTCGCGGATATGTACCCCGGCTTCGAGTCGGACGACGGCGGCACCCTCGCCGGCGTCGTCTGGGCTGGTGCCGACGGCTTCGCGATGGGGATCACGTTCGGTTGGCTCTACAACGTGTTCCAGCGAGGCGGGCAACGACGGTGAACGCGACACGGAAGCGCTCGCACGTGAGATGGGCGAAGCCGCCGCTTAGCGTACCTCCTCGAGCACCGTCTCTCGAACCTCGGCGGGCGTCTCGACGACGTGGTCGGCCGACGAGTAGTCGAGGTCGCCATGGGCCTCGATTCGGTAGGCGACGACGGTCGTTCCGGCTCGAGAAGCGGCTTCGATCCCGTTTTCGGAGTCTTCGACGACGAGTGAGGTGGCAGGCGAGATGTCCAGTTCGGCCGCCGCGTGTTCGAAGA
This portion of the Natronorubrum sediminis genome encodes:
- a CDS encoding PH domain-containing protein, which gives rise to MAFSTTPDWFHISDEDDVVWESRPHPITMGVGLPAGLVLTLFGFVLAGWTASDGVGVLTVLGVLLLIGGLALAGARYLVWTNTRYVITTSELYKKYGVISRDVTQFRLDRVQNTSLNQSMIGRALGYGDLTVYTAGSGDPELTFERVPSPERASSLLSDQLDETSSNDQVV
- a CDS encoding DEAD/DEAH box helicase; amino-acid sequence: MEVAEVLPEFADAFAFEEFNRMQREALPGLLESEENVVASAPTASGKTALAELAICKALADGGTALFIAPLRALTNEKEDDWDRFESLDYSVYVVTGERDLNPRRARRADILVMTPEKLDSATRKHESRRYDFVTDIDVCVIDEVHLLDADRRGSVLEVTVSRLRRLCDPRVVALSATMPNVDDVAAWLDAPAETTFEFGDEYRPVDLNAGVKTYTHGENSFADKYRRLYRAIDLAEPHLREDGQALVFVSSRQDTVQAAKKARDEIAERDVPMGVRGDIEFHDESKAALDNDTLRNSVLDGVAFHHAGLSKTERDLVEQWFKEGHIELLFSTSTLAWGVNMPARCVVIRDTKIHDPLEGEVDMSPLDVLQMLGRAGRPGYDDVGYGWVVCDGSDADKYRRLLRDGKEIESRLAETLETHLNAEIAMGTITDLEEVMDWLETTFYYVRGQSKPEEYDFPNLRQRVRDCLEGLVERGFVEMDADDLSIEPTPRGVLASKYYLRLETAATFAELCDRVSEDRAVLEADDVLEGVATAEEFDSVSARQSERDAISATLVGHETEDLEAGQRKVLAILRGAANGSTPTELASDAWVIRRNATRLVSALGAFLDRLAGPHAANLAKRVEARIENGVAEDAVGLTAIDQVGPGRASKLASEGLTTPGDLVEAGIGGLVDAGLTEGVAESVYEGAQSLPSIEFDWGQFPETVATGENEVCDVTVRNVGEPARAGVRVTVNGVEMTSTKTYLRSEETVPVGVFGADAEELEFTVTVTFPEESLLPLESTRTVDVV
- a CDS encoding bacteriophage holin; this encodes MESQNRPRDPAPTMDELDGDYEDLDPMAFGFACGTTMALSIGLIGMLSRVGIAEEWRGLFADMYPGFESDDGGTLAGVVWAGADGFAMGITFGWLYNVFQRGGQRR